The following proteins are encoded in a genomic region of Grus americana isolate bGruAme1 chromosome 5, bGruAme1.mat, whole genome shotgun sequence:
- the SIRT3 gene encoding NAD-dependent protein deacetylase sirtuin-3, mitochondrial — MERGARRGGGLLAAAWRSLRERGPRDGGGPGGLARLSVGSGHSRGAAGSGGPRIQGSRPLSLSAAARAVWAAGRWGGGGGKQQLTLHDVAELIQKKECRRVVVMAGAGISTPSGIPDFRSPGSGLYSNLEQYNIPYPEAIFQLTYFFANPKPFFTLAKELYPGNYRPNYAHYFLRLLHDKGLLLRLYTQNIDGLERVAGIPPDRLVEAHGTFATATCMVCRRKFPGEDFRGDVMADKIPHCPVCTGIIKPDIVFFGEELPQRFFLHVTDFPMADLLFVIGTSLEVEPFASLAGAVRGSIPRVLINRDLVGPFAWQQRYNDIAQLGDVVSGVEKLVELLNWTEEMQTLIQKEKEKLDAKDK; from the exons ATGGAGCggggggcgcggcgcggcggcgggctgCTGGCGGCGG CGTGGAGGAGCCTGCGGGAGCGCGGCCCCAGGGATGGCGGCGGCCCGGGGGGGCTGGCCCGGCTCTCCGTGGGCTCCGGGCACAGCCGGGGGGCGGCTGGCTCCGGAGGACCGAG GATCCAGGGGAGCAGGCCCCTCTCTCTGTCCGCGGCTGCCAGGGCCGTCTGGGCAGCGGGCAGGTGGGGAGGCGGCGgtgggaagcagcagctcaCCCTGCACGACGTGGCAGAGCTCATTCAGAAGAAGGAGTGTCGCCGAGTGGTGGTGATGGCTGGCGCCGGGATCAGCACCCCCAGCGGCATCCCCGATTTTAG GTCCCCGGGGAGCGGCCTCTACAGTAACCTTGAGCAGTACAACATCCCTTACCCAGAAGCCATCTTCCAGCTGACGTATTTCTTTGCCAACCCCAAGCCCTTCTTCACTTTGGCCAAGGAGCTCTACCCTGGCAACTACAGGCCCAACTACGCCCACTATTTCCTGAGGCTCCTGCACGACAAAGGGCTCCTCCTGCGCCTCTACACCCAGAACATTGACGGGCTGGAGAGAG TTGCTGGGATCCCTCCCGACAGACTGGTGGAAGCTCATGGCACCTTTGCCACTGCCACTTGCATGGTGTGTCGAAGGAAGTTCCCAGGAGAGGACTTCAGG GGGGATGTCATGGCAGACAAGATCCCTCACTGTCCTGTCTGCACTGGAATCATCAAGCCCGACATAGTGTTCTTCGGTGAGGAGCTCCCGCAGCGCTTCTTCCTGCACGTGACAGACTTCCCCATGGCAGACCTGCTTTTCGTCATCGGAACGTCCCTGGAG GTGGAACCCTTCGCCAGCCTGGCTGGAGCTGTTCGAGGCTCCATTCCCCGAGTCCTGATCAACCGAGATCTCGTAGGACCCTTCGCCTGGCAGCAACGCTACAACGACATAGCCCAGCTGGGGGACGTGGTCAGCGGGGTCGAGaagctggtggagctgctgaACTGGACCGAAGAGATGCAAACActaattcagaaggaaaaagaaaag CTGGATGCAAAAGACAAATAG
- the RIC8A gene encoding synembryn-A, which produces MELKTVVATVESGEQDTVLKVLQIYNQEKSQCFTFDDEEREERKKMAQLLIKFLERELQPSCQVTCLESIRILSRDKYCLDPFTTKEGLKTLSRHAGIDYSEELIREVPDLDVILEALKCLCNIVFSSPRAQELTAEARLVVGLAKRIKLYNERSLPHEVKFFDLRLLFLLTALRVDIRQQLAQELRGISLMTDTLELTLGVKWMDPYEVATEEGLLPPLPRQETERAMEILKVLFNITFDSSKREVDEEDAALYRHLGALLRHCLMISADGEDRTEEFHSHTVNLLGNLPLKCLDVLLTPKVRPGSLEYMGVNMDAVSILLDFLERRLDRGHKLKESLTPVLNLLTESARVHRQTRKFLKAKVLPPLRDVKNRPEVGNALRNKLVRLMTHIDTDVKHCAAEFLFVLCKESVSRFVKYTGYGNAAGLLAARGLMAGGREEGEYSEDEDTDTEEYKEAKPNINPVTGRVEEKLPNPMEGMTEEQKEYEAMKLVSMFDKLSREQVIQPMGITPSGNLAPMENAIRDMADERSSSDSDLGLD; this is translated from the exons ACACGGTTCTCAAGGTGCTTCAGATCTACAACCAGGAG AAATCTCAGTGCTTCACCTTTGACGATGAGGAGCGGGAAGAGAGGAAG AAAATGGCCCAGCTGCTGATCAAGTTCCTGGAAAGAGAGCTGCAGCCATCCTGCCAGGTGACATGTTTGGAAAGCATCCGCATCCTGTCCCGGGACAAGTACTGCCTTGACCCCTTCACCACCAAGGAAGGCCTGAAGACCCTCTCCAGGCATGCTGGCATTGATTACTCAGAGGAGCTCATCCGGGAGGTCCCAGACTTGGATGTAATCCTGGAAGCCCTCAAATGTCTCTGCAACATTGTCTTCAGCAGCCCTAGGGCGCAGGAGCTGACAGCTGAAGCCCGGCTGGTGGTGGGGCTGGCCAAGCGCATCAAACTCTACAATGAGAGGAGTCTTCCTCATGAGGTCAAGTTCTTTGACCTGCGTCTCCTGTTCCTGCTGACGGCACTGCGTGTGGACATCCGGCAGCAGCTAGCCCAAGAGCTCCGGGGCATCAGCCTGATGACAGACACCCTGGAGCTCACCCTCGGTGTAAAGTGGATGGACCCCTACGAAGTTGCCACCGAGGAGGGACTTCTCCCACCTTTGCCTCGGCAGGAGACAGAGCGAGCCATGGAAATCCTGAAAGTGCTCTTCAATATCACCTTTGATTCTAGCAAGAGGGAGGTAGATGAG GAAGATGCTGCTTTGTACCGGCACTTGGGTGCCCTCCTGCGCCACTGCCTCATGATCTCTGCTGACGGAGAGGACCGGACAGAGGAGTTCCACAG TCATACGGTTAACCTTTTGGGCAACCTGCCCCTGAAATGTCTGGATGTTCTCCTGACCCCGAAAGTCCGGCCAGGCTCGCTTGAGTACATGGGTGTCAACATGGATGCGGTCAGCATCCTGCTGGATTTCCTAGAGCGACGCCTCGACAGG GGACACAAGCTGAAGGAGAGTTTGACCCCTGTGCTGAACCTGCTGACTGAGAGTGCTCGAGTCCACCGTCAGACGAGGAAGTTCCTGAAGGCGAAG GTGCTGCCTCCGCTCCGGGACGTGAAGAATcggccagaggtggggaacgCGCTGCGGAACAAGCTGGTGCGATTGATGACGCACATCGACACCGACGTGAAGCACTGTGCGGCAGAGTTCCTCTTTGTGCTCTGCAAGGAGAGCG TGTCGCGGTTTGTGAAGTACACGGGCTACGGGAATGCAGCTGGGCTCCTGGCAGCACGAGGCCTCATGGCTGGTGGTCGGGAAGAGGGAGAGTACTCGGAAGATGAAGACACAGACACTGAGGAGTACAAAGAGGCAAAGCCCAA CATTAACCCTGTGACGGGACGTGTCGAGGAGAAACTACCCAACCCCATGGAAGGGATGACTGAAGAGCAGAAGGAATACGAAGCCATGAAGTTAGTCAGCATGTTTGACAAATTGTCCAG agagcaagTCATCCAGCCCATGGGCATCACGCCGAGCGGCAACCTGGCCCCCATGGAGAACGCCATCCGCGATATGGCCGACGAGAGGTCGTCATCCGACTCGGACCTGGGGCTGGACTGA